A stretch of DNA from Alphaproteobacteria bacterium:
CAGAAAAATTCTACAATTGCGTCCCAATTGGATTAACAGGATTTCTTTTATTCTCGCTTTATTGAATGCTTTCACTCTTTTTATTATGGCTGGGGGATTAATTTCATGAATGGATTCGCAGTATCATCTTCGTCGCCGAATTATAACCACGATATTGTAAGGCTTTTTACATTGGCATCTATATTCTGGTGCGTTGTGGGTCTTGCGGCTGGCGTATTTATCGCGCTGCAAATGTCTTTCCCCTGGTTGAATATCGAACCATATCTGACATTCGGCCGGTTGCGTCCTGTTCATACGTCGGCGGTTATTTTCGCGTTTGGAGGCAACGTATTGTTTGCGACATCATACTTTATCGTTCAGCATACTTGCCGGACAAGATTATGGGGCGATGGCCTGGCTTTCTTCACTTTTTGGGGATACCAGTTATTTATCGTTCTCGCAGCTTCCGGCTATGTTTTGGGAATCACGCAAGGCAAGGAATATGCCGAACCTGAATGGTATGTCGATTTGTGGTTGACGGTTGTGTGGGTTGCCTATCTGGCGGTTTATATGATGACCCTGAAAAATCGCAAAGAGCCGCATATATATGTCGCAAATTGGTTTTACCTGGCGTTTATCGTTACCGTAGCGATCCTGCATTTGGGCAACAATCTAAGCTTGCCGGTTTCATTGACCGATACAAAAAGCTACTCCGTTCCTGCTGGCGTGCAAAGCGCGATGATTCAATGGTGGTATGGCCATAATGCCGTGGGATTTTTCCTGACAGCAGGGTTCTTGGGCATTATGTATTATTTCGTGCCTAAACGCGCCGGTCGTCCCGTTTATTCTTACCGTTTGTCGATCGTACATTTTTGGTCGTTAATTTTCATTTACATTTGGGCGGGTCCGCACCATCTGCATTATACCGCGCTGCCGGATTGGGCACAGACCTTGGGCATGACTTTTTCGATTATGCTTTGGATGCCGTCTTGGGGCGGGATGATCAATGGTGTCATGACGCTGTCCGGTGCGTGGCACAAATTGCGTGAAGATCCGGTATTGCAATTTATGATTATTGCACTGGCTTTTTACGGCATGAGCACTTTTGAAGGGCCATTGCTGTCCATTAAAGAAGTGAATGCATTGTCGCATTATACCGATTGGACAATTGGGCATGTTCATGCGGGTGCGCTGGGTTGGGTCGCGTTTATCAGTTTCGGCGCGATTTATTATTTGATTCCTGTTTTATACAATAAAAAGGATATGTATTCCGTTCCTTTGATCCGCATGCATTTGTGGCTCAGTACCTTAGGCATTGTTCTGTACATTACAGCGATGTGGATTGCGGGTATCATGCAGGGATTGATGTGGAGATCGTACGACAGCATGGGGTTCCTGCAATATTCTTTTGTCGAAACCGTCGAAGCGATGCATCCTTATTACATCATTCGCGCGTTGGGTGGATTGCTGTTCCTGTTTGCGGCTCTGATAATGGTTTACAATATCTATAAAACGATTAAGAGCGAGCAGCTCGATATCAAGCCAGTGACAGCATAGGGAGGAACGGCAATGAAATCGCATCATAAAATTGAAAGAAACTCGATTCTTATGCTGATCCTGATCGTGGTTGTGGTCGCGATAGGCGGCATTGTTGAGGTTGTTCCATTGTTCCGCATGGAAACCACTATCGAGCCGGTAAAAGGCGTGCGGCCGTACACTCCGCTGGAATTGGTCGGACAGAATATTTACATCCGTGAGGGATGTAATGTTTGTCATAGTCAGCAAGTTCGTCCATTGCGCGACGAAGTTGTGCGTTACGGCCATTATTCCTTGGCGGCAGAAAGCATGTATGACCATCCATTCTTGTGGGGATCGAAAAGAACCGGGCCAGATTTGTCCCGCGTCGGCGGCAAGTATTCGGACGAATGGCATGTGGCGCACATGATCAATCCGCGCGATATGGTGCCGGAATCGATCATGCCAAGTTATAGTTTTCTGATGAAAAATGGCGCCAACCTGAACGATATTCAGAAACATTTGCGCGCCTTGCGCGC
This window harbors:
- the ccoN gene encoding cytochrome-c oxidase, cbb3-type subunit I, with amino-acid sequence MNGFAVSSSSPNYNHDIVRLFTLASIFWCVVGLAAGVFIALQMSFPWLNIEPYLTFGRLRPVHTSAVIFAFGGNVLFATSYFIVQHTCRTRLWGDGLAFFTFWGYQLFIVLAASGYVLGITQGKEYAEPEWYVDLWLTVVWVAYLAVYMMTLKNRKEPHIYVANWFYLAFIVTVAILHLGNNLSLPVSLTDTKSYSVPAGVQSAMIQWWYGHNAVGFFLTAGFLGIMYYFVPKRAGRPVYSYRLSIVHFWSLIFIYIWAGPHHLHYTALPDWAQTLGMTFSIMLWMPSWGGMINGVMTLSGAWHKLREDPVLQFMIIALAFYGMSTFEGPLLSIKEVNALSHYTDWTIGHVHAGALGWVAFISFGAIYYLIPVLYNKKDMYSVPLIRMHLWLSTLGIVLYITAMWIAGIMQGLMWRSYDSMGFLQYSFVETVEAMHPYYIIRALGGLLFLFAALIMVYNIYKTIKSEQLDIKPVTA
- the ccoO gene encoding cytochrome-c oxidase, cbb3-type subunit II — encoded protein: MKSHHKIERNSILMLILIVVVVAIGGIVEVVPLFRMETTIEPVKGVRPYTPLELVGQNIYIREGCNVCHSQQVRPLRDEVVRYGHYSLAAESMYDHPFLWGSKRTGPDLSRVGGKYSDEWHVAHMINPRDMVPESIMPSYSFLMKNGANLNDIQKHLRALRAVGVPYTDEMIEQANKDAVAQASDGADTSGLESRYGKVSARNFDGDKSFISEMDALVAYLQKLGTDVDFKTYDPDFAIKAVK